A segment of the Stigmatopora nigra isolate UIUO_SnigA chromosome 15, RoL_Snig_1.1, whole genome shotgun sequence genome:
ataATGCAACAAAACAATCTTTCATTCTAATTTCCATCCCCAGTGTCAACACATGTCAAAAACAATCTCTGATTAATCCCCAATCAAAATAGCCATATGTGCCAGACATATAGTACAAATTTAAATTTACAACACATTATAAAAGCGTTTTGACTGAGAACCCCATTTCCTCCTCTACAAAAAGTCTTTACTTATTCATCAACCCTAATGGCATATTGTCCAAAGTCCCATCCTCATGCATTATACAGCACTTCACCCTTATTGGCTTTTTTGCCTTTTAGTCATCGCTACGTAGTCGGGCCGGTAATGCCTGTTGTGAGAAGTAGAGGAAACGTTACGGAAGTATACACCGGCAAAGTCTCGACGGAACCGGACGTACAGGAAATACCAGCTCctcctttggaaaaaaaaaacatttatgtgtTGAAAATTTCAAGAGGTTAATAGTATGAAGACTTCAGGAACTACAAAATGGAGGGATGTTCTAACATCTAAAATAACGCGAGtcattttaaatcagttttGATTCTTGCCAATCAGGTTGATCCAGTTAGACTTCATTGCTAGTTTGGTAACAAAAGCACTCTTTCCTTCCATGGCAACTTGTTATTTCTCCTCAAAACAGATGCTTAAGCATTCTTTGTTTCCCAACAAAGGCCCGTAGAGGTCAACGCAAGGAGGAAGGGCGATTCTAGACGGGAGGAAGGGGTACAGAGGGGCACGTAAACATCATGTTGAACATATTTTAAAGGCATAACAATGAGTCATGTTCAGGGCGTAGCACTGATTATTGTCACACTAGTTATTCTTTAAGGGTTGACCCGTATGGCactgttattcttttttttcttctttttagtgCCCTCTAGTGGAGAAGGTGTAATTGCAGAAGATTTCATGGGTGTAAAGGGCAGAAATGCAAGTTGTTTGAGGATCTTTTAAAATTGAGCTTGAACTTTAGGTTCATAGTCTGAAATGGGGAAGGAATTATGAAGATAAATGCATAAAACCagacaaagaaaacacaaattcCAACAACTGTGTTGGTATAAAATATTTATCGTTGCAATTAGGCAGGGAATGATAGTCTccatttgcaaaaatatgtcGTGATCCATTTTTCAAGTATTAAAATTGAGTTGACTTTACATGTCATAATAGGGCAACAAGCACCTGAACTGATTGTACAGTACTAGGCCTAAGGGCTGACGACCGGTTTAGACGTTTTCATCATGACTTGGACACTCCAACAACATCCGCATTCCATCTTGCTTGCTCACATTCTTCTAGTGGCATCTTGAATGGAATAATCAGCATACGACTTCCCCCAATATGGCCGCCGATTGTTCTAAAAAACACAGCACATCAAATCTTGAAAAGAACAAAATGGACAACAACTCTCAGACATGATGGGTTCTATTCCTTAGTGTCCCATTCCTAGTGTTGTTTTAGAcgtattttcatatttcataaGGGAACAAACACAATGCCATTTTGTGCTCTTGAATAAATGATGACTGTAATGTGACGTTGGGTGGAAAATAACCCGACTGAGAGAACTCGATGGGTGAATCATGGTTAAGTGAGTGAGCTGTTTCACTGCAACTCGTGATAGCTACTTgggcagtacttagatatgatgACTAGATAATACATCTATGCAGTGGGGAGttgaatgataaaaaatatgaatatatgcaATAAAGAATTGTACAATACACAGGTATTAGCCCAAAGACTTTCCTGTAGATGCCACAAGATGGTGGCAATGTTCTATTTTGGTGTTAGACACACTTGGAATTACACAATTCCTCCAGGaggactagtagtagtagtagtagtagtcgtagtactagtagtagtagtcgtagtactagtagtagtagaagtcatagtactagtagtagtagtagaagtcatagtactagtagtagtagtagaagtcatagtactagtagtagtagtagtcgtcatTATAGTAGTCATAGgactagtactagtagtagtagtcatagtactagtagtagtagtcatagtactagtagtagtagtcatagtactagtagtagtagtcatagtactagtagtagtagtcatagtactagtagtagtagtcataatagtagtcataggactagtactagtagtagtagtcatagtaatagtagtagtagtcatagtagtagtagtcatagtactagtagtagtcatagtactagtagtagtagtagtcatagtaatagtagtagtagtagaagtagtcatagtactagtagtagtagtagaagtagtcatagtactagtagtagtagtagaagtagtcatagtactagtagtagtagtagaagtagtcatagtactagtagtagtagtagtcatagtactagtagtagtcatagtactagtagtagtagtagtcatagtagtagtagtagtagtagaattagtcatagtactagtagtagtcatagtactagtagtactagAATTAGTCatagtactagtagtactagAATTAGtcatagtactagtagtagtcatagtactagtagtactagtagtagtcatagtactaGTAATACTAGAATTAGtcatagtactagtagtagtagtagaggtaGTCATaggactagtagtagtagtagaagtagtcatAGTATTAGTAGTCTAAAATCAGCTTGGAAAGTCAATGTATTATGTTGGTTAGAGAATCACATAAATATAACAGAAGCATCCAAAAGCCCATCAAGCATCAGTGACAGAGACACCTCATACTCAGAACTCTCATCCTTCCCGTAACCGTGACAACAAGATTCTGGGCCAGGTTGCCAATCTATTGATCTGTTAAGAGACAACATTTGGGGGTAAAAGTGAGGAAAAGTGAGACACGACCGAGTTGAAGAACCTTCCCGGCAAATCAAATAGGAGAAGAGGAGGGATTTGTTTCTATAAAAGGAACATGTTCCCTGGATGCAGGCGGATGACGCAGTTCGTACGCTTGACGTgggtgtatatataaaaaaaaaaaagaaaacccagTCCAGGCTCTACTCGGAGTGCACATGGCCAAGCCAGCGAACGCCGCTCAGACATCGCCAAACAAATGTGAGGAGTCTGACTGAACAAAGATGACCACGAGTGAGAAGTTACATCTTCCCGTGGAATCGCTCGCCAAACTCCATCCTCATTTGTCGCCCGGCCGACAGAAGCACTCTAAAGTGTCTGACCTATCAAAAACGGGTATGGGTCTCCTAGAAAGTGTCAAAGGACGATGGAAGCAGCAAGATAAAGTGGCGCCGGGTATGGTCAAGCCTCAGAATTGCCATAGAATTGTGGTTTTGGGGGCACCCGGGGTGGGAAAGACCAACATAGTCCGACAATTCCTGGGGGAAAAATTCCGGGAAGACTACGAGGAAACTGCGGAGGACTTCCATAGGAAGATGTTTCGTGTCGGGACTGAGACGTACCAGGTGGACGTTTTGGACGCCGCCAGGGAGAGAAATTTCCCGGCAAAACGGAGGCTGTCTATACTTACTGGTGAATATTATTAAATCATAGTAATTTAAATGCAGTTTTGTTATTTATACTGTGTATTGTTATTTACAAttgaaatgtaagacttttgcCTCATTTTAAAGAATTTAGTGGCTAACTCTTGCAAAAGAATGTTTCTCAGAAACAATTTCAAGTgtttaatttgaaatttgaGGAATTTAAATCCTAacagatgaaaaataaaatggactagtacttatttattgattaattattgGTGCattatgtggtgaaagctttaaatgtcattatacttgaataatgacaataaaaccattcaaatcagtcaaaaaaattcaattccaaCTTTATGGTAGtcaatttaagactttgaagACCCCTACAGGAATTATGATAGTAGTTTTATTGTTtggatttattgaaaaaacaaaaataattttcatgcTAATAGTGAAAAGAGTAAATATATTTTACCGGTGaaattttaaattcaaaaagtaAAGAATCAAATCATGGAGGACTACAGAAATCTGAATTTAGATGTAATTAATTGTGAAAGATgtgcaattcattttaaatgggagATTTGAGAGGAATCCATTATAGCCATTATAGCCATAAAAAAGCTGACTTTCTATGTCTACATGATATAAAGACACAGGACAAAAGAAACTAAATATTCTTTCTTTCCCTCATCTTTAGGCGACATCTTCCTTCTCGTCTTCAGCTTGGACAACCGAGACTCATTTACCGAAGTCCATGAACTCCTCAACGAAATCCGACTAGCCAAAAACAAATTACTCAAATCCAAACGTAAAGCCAGATTGCCCGTTGTCATCTGCGGCAACAAATCAGATCTGGACTCTCAGCGACTTGTCAGTCTATCCGAGATCTCCGCCTCGCTAACCCGAGACGTGACCTTCTTCGAAACCTCAGCCAAGCACGGCACCTCTCTAGAATCCGTATTCCGAGAGTTGGCCATCATGGGCGGCCTACCCGATGAGACCGGACCCTCTCGACATAGACTGGTCTCCATGGTGACCTACCAGTCGCCGTGCCTGCGAGGGGACGCGCCTTACGCTGCCGTGGACCCTCTGGCACGGCGACCCAGCTTTGGTAGTGACCTGCAGCTGGTGCTTGGATCGTGTGGCAAATCCAACAAATCCGAGAGATGTCAGATTCAATGAATCGTGACCTCTCTACGCAAAAACCCATTGTAGTAGTACGCTACAATGTTGTAATATGTAAGGAGTTATACTCTGTAACGCACTTGGCTGGACCGGTGCTAacctttttttgtacatattttgcTTGCTTATTTCAAAAATGTCCAATCACATGACTTGAATGTATTTCTAATCTTACTTGAagacattaaaatgacaaaaaaatgaatcaaaaatgcTTCTGGTcttttaattttgcatttttctgctacgtttttacaaaaaagtgcTATATTAAATTATTCTTGGCTACATTTATGACGTGGATTCCATATAAAGGCCAAAAATTGTAAGTCCGCCCTTTCCAGGCAATGATGCAAAAAACAGCTCACTgagtgtgtgcgtatgtgtttttttttttttttttttggctatgaGAAAGTCCAGATAAAAAAAGAACTGAAGCATAGCGGTATTAAATAACAGATGCGTTGTTGGCGTGCACAACCGAACCGACGCATTGTGAATGATGAGTATGGAGGAGGAGGTGTCATTGTGAGTCAGCAatccaaaatctttttggaCTACTTTGTTACAATaggaaatgtatatatttaaaaaaaatgtatgtcagCAAATACGTGGtctaattaatatatatataaattggcTTTTTTGCAATATGCAATCTGCCACCAACAAATCTGCACATAGTCTTCTTTTAACATTAATATTTTAGGTTTTGTTAATTGGCAAACCTACTTTACGTTTTCTATTCAATATGTTTTACATACAGTTTaccaaatgtgtcaaagtggcggcccaggggccaaatatggcccgctacatcattttgtgtggcccggcaaagtaaatcatgagtgctgactttctgttttaggatgaaattaaaatgaagagtatagatgtatatattatatttcctgattttcccccttttaaatcaataattgtcattttgtatcaattttttctgtgtttttagttcaaaaattttttaaaaaaaagtttttaaaatctaaaaatatataaataagctaaaataaacattgttttagatctataaaaactgaatattcagtgcttttaatccagttcttttaatcaatttataaaaaaaatctaaatattatatctaaaatggtaaaGCAGAAGAATAGCTTCAGCAAATGCTATGATGTAATATACTCAATAGGTCCTCCACTCCTATTTATTCGTGGTAACTCTATGCAACTGAAtagtataattataataatatatatcatTAAATTGCATCCGATATTTTTTAGTGAGCAAACTATCATTCGTGACACGAACTGACATTAAACATGAGGCGATGGTGTTCGCATTAATTCATTCTCAAGTGCATCTAATGCATGTTTTCTTTTGGGAAAACATAATGAGATCATCAATATTCAGGTCATGGCAGCATAAACAAACCCACTAAAACcccccacaaacacacaataaaaTAGCATAAACTAAAGCATTTCTCAAATGGCATAATAAGACCAATAAGTCATGACTGTTTTTCAATATTTAACATGTCATATGATGCCATATTTGATTGAATGGAACAAATACTTTGAGGTAAAACCAACACTACCATTTTGAATTGGCTGATGGTCCTCTTAAAGCTCTCGAGGGGAATTTCCTCTCCAATTCTAGTAGCAAATCTGGCAACATACTGTCCAATAATGCCAAACCGTCCCGGGAGCATCGCAGTCCTCTAAAgaccagaggaaaaaaaacaaacatgtgaTGGGATTCTGGCACGGATgtaagaaataaagaaaaaaaacaatttggtaGAGTTATTACCCGTCATCAAGGGTCAGCTGGCCATGGAGGAGGAATTCTCGGACGTCAGTAGATAAAGCGAAGATGTCAGCGAGTCCTAGTTGTGGACTGAACAGCTGCCAGTGCTAGGAAATGCAATAACATGTACaattaaatactatatatatatttggacatttaCAGTGTCGCAAGATAACAAATTGATCTCATAAAAGGGAGTTCATGAGAGGAAGTCAGATATAATAGACTTCAATCTGTGAACTGTATAAGATGCTTAATGCTTTTTTGACTATAAAAGCAAATAATTGTGCCAatatggaatgttttttttactgcaatagCAAATAATTGAGCCATTTACAGGAGGTATTAATAAATTAGGATGTAAACAATAGTGGACCTATGACAGAGACTTGTGGAACTACTGCATATATTAACAGGTAAAATGATAATAGATTTAAACCTGTGAATGGTATAAAGGCCTATTGGATTGCTTTTTTGACTATAATAGCAAATAAGTGTGCCATAATGGGACATTTTTTCAACTATAATAGCAAATAATTGTGCCATtatggaactttttttttactataatagCAAATATACATTAACAGCAGGTACTACTAAATTAGGATGTAAACAATAGCGGACCTATGACAGAGCCCTGTGGAACTACGGTCTATTTATCTATTAACAGGTAAAATGATAATTTACTTAAATATGTGAAGGGTGTAACATGTCTAATGGAATGTTTTTTCTACTATAATAGCAAATAATTGTGATGTTAAGAGCAAGAACCAATACATTAGGATGTAAACAATAGTGGACCTATGACAGAGCCTTGTGGAACTACTTTATATCTATCCATCAACATGTAAACGTAAGCTATTGTAAACATGAGTAAAGTTGATTGACAATGTGGTAAATTGATATAATGATTTTTCTGCATCACCTTGTGAGTTAT
Coding sequences within it:
- the rasd2a gene encoding GTP-binding protein Rhes, with product MTTSEKLHLPVESLAKLHPHLSPGRQKHSKVSDLSKTGMGLLESVKGRWKQQDKVAPGMVKPQNCHRIVVLGAPGVGKTNIVRQFLGEKFREDYEETAEDFHRKMFRVGTETYQVDVLDAARERNFPAKRRLSILTGDIFLLVFSLDNRDSFTEVHELLNEIRLAKNKLLKSKRKARLPVVICGNKSDLDSQRLVSLSEISASLTRDVTFFETSAKHGTSLESVFRELAIMGGLPDETGPSRHRLVSMVTYQSPCLRGDAPYAAVDPLARRPSFGSDLQLVLGSCGKSNKSERCQIQ